In a single window of the Elaeis guineensis isolate ETL-2024a chromosome 8, EG11, whole genome shotgun sequence genome:
- the LOC140859638 gene encoding adenylate kinase, chloroplastic-like isoform X2, with amino-acid sequence MASLGISISSVAGGRPMRSLASSPSCSNNNKPFASLHATRSLESSRAPFRLEISYDRRFSAELRRQPLAAARSGPVVAAAEPEPMKIMISGPPASGKGTQCELIKKKYGLVHIAAGDLLRAEIGAGTENGKRAKEYMEKGMLVPSEIVVMMVKERLLQPDAQEKGWLLDGYPRSLSQATALEDLRIQPDLFILLDVSEEILIERVVGRRLDPVTGKIYHLKYSPPENEEIAARLTQRFDDTEEKVKLRLKTHHQNVEDVLSTYKDVIFKAKETHCCVVKKGGAFINC; translated from the exons ATGGCTTCTTTGGGCATCTCCATCTCGTCTGTAGCGGGAGGCAGGCCAATGCGTTCGCTggcttcttctccttcttgctcCAACAACAACAAGCCCTTTGCCTCTCTCCACGCAACTCGCTCTTTGGAGAGTTCAAGGGCTCCCTTCCGTCTTGAAATCAGCTATGATCGCCGGTTCTCCGCCGAGTTGCGGCGGCAGCCATTGGCCGCCGCCCGATCAGGCCCG GTTGTGGCAGCTGCAGAACCAGAGCCTATGAAGATTATGATATCAGGGCCTCCTGCATCTGGCAAGGGAACACAATGTGAGCTCATCAAGAAGAAA TATGGGCTCGTGCATATCGCTGCGGGAGATTTGCTTAGGGCAGAAATTGGAGCTGGCACTGAGAATGGGAAGCGTGCCAAAGAATATATGGAGAAGGGAATGTTGGTTCCTTCTGAAATTGTTGTCATG ATGGTAAAAGAACGCCTTCTGCAACCAGATGCTCAAGAAAAAGGCTGGCTCCTAGATGGATACCCAAGAAGCTTATCTCAGGCAACTGCTCTGGAAGATCTCAGAATTCAACCTGACCTTTTCATTCTCCTGGAT GTTTCTGAGGAGATACTTATTGAGAGAGTTGTTGGTAGAAGGCTTGATCCTGTGACTGGAAAAATATACCATTTGAAGTACTCTCCACCTGAGAATGAAGAAATTGCTGCAAGGCTTACCCAGCGGTTTGATGACACAGAAGAAAAG gTAAAGTTGCGATTAAAGACTCATCATCAGAATGTTGAAGATGTCCTTTCAACATATAAAGATGTTATATTCAAG GCAAAAGAGACCCATTGTTGTGTTGTAAAGAAGGGAGGTGCTTTCATTAACTGCTGA
- the LOC140859638 gene encoding adenylate kinase, chloroplastic-like isoform X1, translating to MASLGISISSVAGGRPMRSLASSPSCSNNNKPFASLHATRSLESSRAPFRLEISYDRRFSAELRRQPLAAARSGPVVAAAEPEPMKIMISGPPASGKGTQCELIKKKYGLVHIAAGDLLRAEIGAGTENGKRAKEYMEKGMLVPSEIVVMMVKERLLQPDAQEKGWLLDGYPRSLSQATALEDLRIQPDLFILLDVSEEILIERVVGRRLDPVTGKIYHLKYSPPENEEIAARLTQRFDDTEEKVKLRLKTHHQNVEDVLSTYKDVIFKVNGDAPIEDVFAEIDKALSSILDKKSRTDSASMAAGMSC from the exons ATGGCTTCTTTGGGCATCTCCATCTCGTCTGTAGCGGGAGGCAGGCCAATGCGTTCGCTggcttcttctccttcttgctcCAACAACAACAAGCCCTTTGCCTCTCTCCACGCAACTCGCTCTTTGGAGAGTTCAAGGGCTCCCTTCCGTCTTGAAATCAGCTATGATCGCCGGTTCTCCGCCGAGTTGCGGCGGCAGCCATTGGCCGCCGCCCGATCAGGCCCG GTTGTGGCAGCTGCAGAACCAGAGCCTATGAAGATTATGATATCAGGGCCTCCTGCATCTGGCAAGGGAACACAATGTGAGCTCATCAAGAAGAAA TATGGGCTCGTGCATATCGCTGCGGGAGATTTGCTTAGGGCAGAAATTGGAGCTGGCACTGAGAATGGGAAGCGTGCCAAAGAATATATGGAGAAGGGAATGTTGGTTCCTTCTGAAATTGTTGTCATG ATGGTAAAAGAACGCCTTCTGCAACCAGATGCTCAAGAAAAAGGCTGGCTCCTAGATGGATACCCAAGAAGCTTATCTCAGGCAACTGCTCTGGAAGATCTCAGAATTCAACCTGACCTTTTCATTCTCCTGGAT GTTTCTGAGGAGATACTTATTGAGAGAGTTGTTGGTAGAAGGCTTGATCCTGTGACTGGAAAAATATACCATTTGAAGTACTCTCCACCTGAGAATGAAGAAATTGCTGCAAGGCTTACCCAGCGGTTTGATGACACAGAAGAAAAG gTAAAGTTGCGATTAAAGACTCATCATCAGAATGTTGAAGATGTCCTTTCAACATATAAAGATGTTATATTCAAG GTTAATGGGGATGCCCCTATTGAAGATGTATTTGCTGAAATAGACAAGGCATTGTCTTCAATTCTTGATAAAAAATCAAGAACAGATTCAGCATCCATGGCTGCTGGTATGAGTTGTTAG